Proteins found in one Miscanthus floridulus cultivar M001 chromosome 4, ASM1932011v1, whole genome shotgun sequence genomic segment:
- the LOC136550833 gene encoding uncharacterized protein isoform X3, giving the protein MPELIGEILVRFPPDDPACLVRASMVCKPWRRLLCDPAFRRRYLAFHRAPPLLGFLHNCYTDFPGYHDRPRARFVSTTTPCPLPVHAFGDWDFGWRVLDCHHGRILMATGVSPVVWDPTTGEQNRLPEPPFPRYKVYTAAVLCADVHGCDHLDCHGGPFLVVLVGFNIEAGVLQSHLYSSEASTWSSSDHQGPRFLTVPKPSVLIGDDIYFILLFRPSVTILKVDLGKNHLSTINQPAEYHLSIINRREEKHDFEWKKVALMAMEDGSLGFAGILGSRLCLWSRNVNPELVGGWVQCRVLELQTLIPFTFRLRAVGSVEGSGIVFVASDYGVFSLELKSSVVRKVDEPLGDFAVFPFMRFYTPGF; this is encoded by the exons ATGCCCGAGCTCATCGGCGAGATCCTGGTCCGCTTCCCGCCGGATGACCCGGCGTGCCTCGTGCGCGCCTCCATGGTCTGCAAGCCCTGGCGGCGCCTCCTCTGCGACCCCGCCTTCCGCCGCCGCTACCTTGCCTTCCACCGAGCGCCGCCCCTGCTAGGCTTCCTCCATAACTGCTACACCGACTTCCCTGGCTACCACGATCGACCTCGCGCTCGCTTCGTCTCCACTACCACACCCTGCCCACTGCCCGTGCATGCCTTCGGCGATTGGGACTTCGGCTGGCGCGTCCTAGACTGCCACCATGGTCGCATCCTCATGGCCACCGGCGTGAGCCCTGTCGTCTGGGACCCTACTACTGGCGAGCAGAACCGGCTGCCGGAGCCCCCGTTCCCACGATATAAGGTGTACACTGCGGCTGTGCTCTGTGCTGATGTACATGGCTGCGATCACCTAGACTGCCACGGCGGCCCATTCCTAGTTGTCTTGGTGGGCTTCAACATTGAGGCGGGGGTCCTGCAGTCGCACTTGTACTCATCGGAGGCTAGCACCTGGAGTTCATCTGACCATCAAGGTCCTAGATTCCTCACTGTCCCCAAGCCTAGCGTGCTCATCGGCGATGATATCTACTTCATACTATTATTTCGCCCGTCGGTCACAATCCTGAAGGTCGACTTGGGCAAAAATCACTTATCCACCATCAACCAGCCAGCGGAGTATCACTTATCCATCATCAACCGGCGAGAGGAGAAGCATGactttgaatggaagaaagttgCGCTCATGGCAATGGAGGATGGCTCGCTGGGTTTCGCTGGCATTCTGGGTTCAAGACTTTGCCTGTGGTCGAGGAATGTCAATCCAGAGTTAGTTGGAGGATGGGTGCAATGCAGGGTCCTTGAGCTTCAGACATTGATCCCCTTTACATTCAGACTACGAGCGGTTGGCTCTGTAGAGGGCTCTGGTATCGTCTTTGTGGCCTCAGATTATGGTGTCTTCTCACTAGAGCTCAAGTCCAGCGTTGTGAGGAAGGTAGACGAACCTCTGGGTGACTTTGCCGTTTTTCCCTTCATGAGATTCTACACTCCAG GATTTTAA
- the LOC136550833 gene encoding uncharacterized protein isoform X1: MPELIGEILVRFPPDDPACLVRASMVCKPWRRLLCDPAFRRRYLAFHRAPPLLGFLHNCYTDFPGYHDRPRARFVSTTTPCPLPVHAFGDWDFGWRVLDCHHGRILMATGVSPVVWDPTTGEQNRLPEPPFPRYKVYTAAVLCADVHGCDHLDCHGGPFLVVLVGFNIEAGVLQSHLYSSEASTWSSSDHQGPRFLTVPKPSVLIGDDIYFILLFRPSVTILKVDLGKNHLSTINQPAEYHLSIINRREEKHDFEWKKVALMAMEDGSLGFAGILGSRLCLWSRNVNPELVGGWVQCRVLELQTLIPFTFRLRAVGSVEGSGIVFVASDYGVFSLELKSSVVRKVDEPLGDFAVFPFMRFYTPVSDMVQAASCDSVAYNNQR, translated from the exons ATGCCCGAGCTCATCGGCGAGATCCTGGTCCGCTTCCCGCCGGATGACCCGGCGTGCCTCGTGCGCGCCTCCATGGTCTGCAAGCCCTGGCGGCGCCTCCTCTGCGACCCCGCCTTCCGCCGCCGCTACCTTGCCTTCCACCGAGCGCCGCCCCTGCTAGGCTTCCTCCATAACTGCTACACCGACTTCCCTGGCTACCACGATCGACCTCGCGCTCGCTTCGTCTCCACTACCACACCCTGCCCACTGCCCGTGCATGCCTTCGGCGATTGGGACTTCGGCTGGCGCGTCCTAGACTGCCACCATGGTCGCATCCTCATGGCCACCGGCGTGAGCCCTGTCGTCTGGGACCCTACTACTGGCGAGCAGAACCGGCTGCCGGAGCCCCCGTTCCCACGATATAAGGTGTACACTGCGGCTGTGCTCTGTGCTGATGTACATGGCTGCGATCACCTAGACTGCCACGGCGGCCCATTCCTAGTTGTCTTGGTGGGCTTCAACATTGAGGCGGGGGTCCTGCAGTCGCACTTGTACTCATCGGAGGCTAGCACCTGGAGTTCATCTGACCATCAAGGTCCTAGATTCCTCACTGTCCCCAAGCCTAGCGTGCTCATCGGCGATGATATCTACTTCATACTATTATTTCGCCCGTCGGTCACAATCCTGAAGGTCGACTTGGGCAAAAATCACTTATCCACCATCAACCAGCCAGCGGAGTATCACTTATCCATCATCAACCGGCGAGAGGAGAAGCATGactttgaatggaagaaagttgCGCTCATGGCAATGGAGGATGGCTCGCTGGGTTTCGCTGGCATTCTGGGTTCAAGACTTTGCCTGTGGTCGAGGAATGTCAATCCAGAGTTAGTTGGAGGATGGGTGCAATGCAGGGTCCTTGAGCTTCAGACATTGATCCCCTTTACATTCAGACTACGAGCGGTTGGCTCTGTAGAGGGCTCTGGTATCGTCTTTGTGGCCTCAGATTATGGTGTCTTCTCACTAGAGCTCAAGTCCAGCGTTGTGAGGAAGGTAGACGAACCTCTGGGTGACTTTGCCGTTTTTCCCTTCATGAGATTCTACACTCCAG TTTCAGATATGGTTCAAGCAGCAAGTTGTGATTCTGTTGCGTATAATAATCAACGCTGA
- the LOC136550833 gene encoding uncharacterized protein isoform X2: MPELIGEILVRFPPDDPACLVRASMVCKPWRRLLCDPAFRRRYLAFHRAPPLLGFLHNCYTDFPGYHDRPRARFVSTTTPCPLPVHAFGDWDFGWRVLDCHHGRILMATGVSPVVWDPTTGEQNRLPEPPFPRYKVYTAAVLCADVHGCDHLDCHGGPFLVVLVGFNIEAGVLQSHLYSSEASTWSSSDHQGPRFLTVPKPSVLIGDDIYFILLFRPSVTILKVDLGKNHLSTINQPAEYHLSIINRREEKHDFEWKKVALMAMEDGSLGFAGILGSRLCLWSRNVNPELVGGWVQCRVLELQTLIPFTFRLRAVGSVEGSGIVFVASDYGVFSLELKSSVVRKVDEPLGDFAVFPFMRFYTPDMVQAASCDSVAYNNQR, encoded by the exons ATGCCCGAGCTCATCGGCGAGATCCTGGTCCGCTTCCCGCCGGATGACCCGGCGTGCCTCGTGCGCGCCTCCATGGTCTGCAAGCCCTGGCGGCGCCTCCTCTGCGACCCCGCCTTCCGCCGCCGCTACCTTGCCTTCCACCGAGCGCCGCCCCTGCTAGGCTTCCTCCATAACTGCTACACCGACTTCCCTGGCTACCACGATCGACCTCGCGCTCGCTTCGTCTCCACTACCACACCCTGCCCACTGCCCGTGCATGCCTTCGGCGATTGGGACTTCGGCTGGCGCGTCCTAGACTGCCACCATGGTCGCATCCTCATGGCCACCGGCGTGAGCCCTGTCGTCTGGGACCCTACTACTGGCGAGCAGAACCGGCTGCCGGAGCCCCCGTTCCCACGATATAAGGTGTACACTGCGGCTGTGCTCTGTGCTGATGTACATGGCTGCGATCACCTAGACTGCCACGGCGGCCCATTCCTAGTTGTCTTGGTGGGCTTCAACATTGAGGCGGGGGTCCTGCAGTCGCACTTGTACTCATCGGAGGCTAGCACCTGGAGTTCATCTGACCATCAAGGTCCTAGATTCCTCACTGTCCCCAAGCCTAGCGTGCTCATCGGCGATGATATCTACTTCATACTATTATTTCGCCCGTCGGTCACAATCCTGAAGGTCGACTTGGGCAAAAATCACTTATCCACCATCAACCAGCCAGCGGAGTATCACTTATCCATCATCAACCGGCGAGAGGAGAAGCATGactttgaatggaagaaagttgCGCTCATGGCAATGGAGGATGGCTCGCTGGGTTTCGCTGGCATTCTGGGTTCAAGACTTTGCCTGTGGTCGAGGAATGTCAATCCAGAGTTAGTTGGAGGATGGGTGCAATGCAGGGTCCTTGAGCTTCAGACATTGATCCCCTTTACATTCAGACTACGAGCGGTTGGCTCTGTAGAGGGCTCTGGTATCGTCTTTGTGGCCTCAGATTATGGTGTCTTCTCACTAGAGCTCAAGTCCAGCGTTGTGAGGAAGGTAGACGAACCTCTGGGTGACTTTGCCGTTTTTCCCTTCATGAGATTCTACACTCCAG ATATGGTTCAAGCAGCAAGTTGTGATTCTGTTGCGTATAATAATCAACGCTGA